From Vagococcus jeotgali, one genomic window encodes:
- a CDS encoding amino acid ABC transporter permease encodes MGFVEAFTWSNILFILDGLVVTLEVATLSIIFSFVIGGTLGVIRYMRVPFLSGIVGFIVDIIRNLPLLLIIFFTYFALPQIGIQFSIFWSAVIALTVFESAMISEIIRGGIEAVPKGQLEAGRSTGLTMIQSMRYIMLPQGIKLMVPPLVSQFVSLIRDTSLAVVISLPELTHNTKIIYAQKPNTVLAMFFMMTVCYFVVCYSLSTYSKRFEMTYNR; translated from the coding sequence ATGGGATTTGTTGAAGCATTTACTTGGTCTAATATTTTATTTATTTTAGATGGACTTGTTGTGACTCTTGAAGTTGCTACTTTATCTATTATTTTTAGTTTTGTGATTGGTGGTACACTAGGGGTTATTAGGTATATGAGGGTCCCTTTTTTATCAGGTATTGTTGGTTTTATTGTGGATATTATTAGAAATCTGCCTTTACTTTTAATTATCTTCTTTACTTATTTTGCCCTGCCACAAATTGGGATTCAGTTTAGTATCTTCTGGTCAGCTGTGATAGCTTTAACTGTTTTTGAATCAGCTATGATTTCAGAGATTATTCGTGGGGGTATCGAGGCAGTACCTAAAGGACAATTAGAAGCTGGCAGATCAACAGGGCTTACGATGATTCAAAGTATGAGATATATTATGTTGCCTCAAGGCATTAAACTAATGGTACCACCATTAGTTAGTCAGTTTGTTTCTTTAATACGTGATACATCTTTAGCAGTGGTAATTTCCTTACCAGAATTAACTCACAATACAAAGATTATTTACGCACAAAAACCAAATACTGTACTAGCGATGTTTTTTATGATGACAGTTTGTTATTTTGTTGTTTGTTACTCTTTATCTACCTACTCAAAACGATTTGAGATGACTTATAATCGCTAA
- a CDS encoding amino acid ABC transporter permease has translation MLNILIDYHQDILSGLKVTLLASLTVLVGSMIIGTLMALLQGAKRHWIRRIGNTYVNFFRNVPLLIIVMFFFVVLPLYGLKMNGILSGTIGLTLYTSSFIADTVRAGIEAVPKGQTEAGVSQGLTHFQIMFYIVLPQAFKLALPSLGNQFINLVKNSSILAMVAGADLMYQGDIIASTTFNTIGTYTLIGLIYLAMTLPLSYVMRYVEKKLAVS, from the coding sequence ATGTTAAATATTTTAATAGATTACCATCAAGATATACTCTCAGGACTTAAAGTGACACTATTAGCTAGTTTGACAGTTTTAGTTGGTAGCATGATAATTGGGACACTAATGGCCTTACTTCAAGGAGCTAAACGACATTGGATTAGACGAATTGGTAATACGTATGTTAATTTTTTTAGAAATGTGCCACTTTTAATTATTGTCATGTTTTTCTTTGTCGTTTTACCTTTATACGGCCTTAAAATGAATGGTATTTTGTCTGGAACTATAGGATTGACGCTTTATACGTCATCATTTATTGCTGATACTGTACGTGCGGGGATTGAAGCTGTACCTAAAGGTCAAACAGAAGCTGGTGTCTCGCAAGGGTTAACTCATTTTCAAATAATGTTTTACATTGTGTTACCTCAAGCTTTTAAATTAGCCCTGCCATCTTTAGGTAATCAATTTATTAATTTAGTGAAAAATTCATCCATCTTAGCCATGGTGGCAGGTGCAGACTTGATGTATCAAGGTGATATTATTGCAAGTACCACATTCAATACTATCGGGACGTATACATTAATAGGATTGATTTATTTGGCTATGACACTACCCTTATCATATGTGATGCGTTATGTGGAGAAAAAATTAGCTGTAAGTTAG
- a CDS encoding transporter substrate-binding domain-containing protein, protein MKTYSKLILVLCLPLLLVTLSGCLKTNAQDKDLLEQVKEKQEINWGVKNDTELFGLMNIKTREVEGFDIDIAKEITKRLLGEEGQANFIEVTSKTSIPLLKNGNIDAIIATMTISDERKKQVDFSDIYFAAGQSLLVPKDSNIKKVSDLGSENTVLAVKGSTSAENIRVHAKDANILELENYAEAFTALQSGQGDAMTTDNSILLGMSEENPNFILAGDNFTNEPYGIAIDKGQDSFVLEVNQALKEMKEDDTYAVIYKKWFKEEPK, encoded by the coding sequence ATGAAAACATATTCTAAATTAATACTAGTTCTGTGCTTACCGTTACTTTTGGTGACACTTAGTGGTTGCTTGAAAACAAATGCCCAAGATAAAGATCTTTTAGAGCAGGTTAAGGAAAAACAAGAAATTAATTGGGGTGTTAAAAATGACACAGAGCTCTTTGGCTTAATGAATATTAAAACTAGAGAAGTAGAAGGCTTTGATATTGATATCGCTAAGGAAATTACGAAACGTTTATTAGGAGAAGAGGGGCAAGCGAATTTTATTGAAGTAACATCAAAGACAAGTATTCCCTTATTAAAAAATGGAAATATTGATGCGATTATTGCGACAATGACAATCAGTGATGAAAGAAAAAAACAAGTTGATTTTTCAGATATCTATTTCGCAGCTGGTCAGTCGCTTCTAGTCCCTAAAGATAGTAATATAAAAAAAGTAAGTGATTTAGGAAGTGAGAACACTGTTCTTGCAGTTAAAGGGTCAACATCAGCTGAAAATATCAGAGTTCATGCTAAAGATGCAAATATTTTAGAGTTGGAAAATTACGCTGAAGCATTCACTGCTCTTCAATCAGGTCAAGGAGATGCCATGACGACAGATAATAGTATTTTATTAGGCATGTCAGAAGAGAACCCTAACTTTATTTTAGCAGGTGATAATTTCACTAATGAACCTTACGGGATTGCAATTGATAAAGGTCAAGACAGTTTTGTTTTAGAAGTCAATCAAGCTTTAAAAGAGATGAAAGAGGACGACACTTATGCTGTTATTTATAAAAAATGGTTTAAAGAAGAACCAAAATAG
- a CDS encoding amino acid ABC transporter ATP-binding protein, with translation MTMIRFEHVDKYYGDFHALKDIDLLIEKGEVVVALGPSGSGKSTMLRCINALEEITTGNLIVDDINVHDSKTNLNELRKRLGMVFQHFNLYANMTVLENVTLAPMKVLKESREEATKKAEALLERVGMLSKKDSYPSQLSGGQQQRIAIARSLAMEPDIMLFDEPTSALDPEMVGEVLDVMKQLAKESGMTMVVVTHEMGFAREVADRVVFMADGQILEDRPSEEFFDNPQDVRAQQFLSTIISH, from the coding sequence ATTACAATGATAAGATTTGAACATGTAGATAAATATTATGGTGACTTTCATGCGTTAAAAGATATCGATTTATTAATTGAAAAAGGTGAGGTCGTGGTAGCGCTAGGTCCGTCAGGTTCGGGAAAGAGTACGATGTTACGTTGTATCAATGCTCTTGAAGAAATCACAACAGGGAATTTAATTGTAGATGATATCAATGTTCATGATTCAAAAACAAATTTAAATGAATTAAGAAAACGATTAGGAATGGTCTTTCAACATTTTAATCTATATGCCAACATGACGGTATTAGAAAATGTCACCTTGGCTCCTATGAAAGTATTAAAAGAAAGTCGTGAAGAGGCAACTAAAAAAGCTGAGGCACTATTAGAAAGAGTTGGGATGCTAAGTAAAAAAGATTCTTATCCATCACAGTTATCAGGTGGACAACAGCAAAGAATTGCTATTGCAAGAAGTCTAGCAATGGAGCCTGATATTATGCTTTTTGACGAGCCAACTAGTGCCCTTGATCCAGAAATGGTAGGAGAAGTTCTAGATGTTATGAAACAATTAGCTAAAGAATCAGGCATGACTATGGTTGTTGTTACCCACGAGATGGGGTTTGCTAGGGAAGTGGCAGACCGAGTTGTGTTTATGGCAGATGGTCAAATTCTAGAAGACAGACCGTCAGAAGAATTTTTTGATAATCCACAAGACGTACGTGCTCAGCAGTTCTTAAGTACAATTATTAGCCATTAG
- the tyrS gene encoding tyrosine--tRNA ligase codes for MTTNFLSELKDRGLVYQMTDEKALEKLLNEESVKLYIGFDPTADSLHIGHLLPVLTLKRFQDNGHVPVALVGGGTGMIGDPSFKDAERSLNSTETVQSWSNSLKNQLSRFIDFEDPKYPAIIANNADWLTTISLIEFLRDVGKNFTINYMMSKESVKRRIETGISYTEFAYQLLQAYDFLKLYETQGVKLQLGGSDQWGNITSGIELLRREKEVQGYGLTMPLIKKADGTKFGKTEGNAVWLDADKTSPYEFYQFWLNTDDRDAVQFLKYFTFLSLEEIADIEKAFEAAPHERAAQKALAKEVTTLVHGKKAYEQAIKISKALFSGDIKELTADEIKQGFKDVPSYDVAKDDHLGLVELLVNSGIESSKRQAREDVTNGAIYINGDRVQDLDYVLSDADKIESQFIVVRRGKKKYFLLKF; via the coding sequence ATGACAACGAATTTTTTATCAGAATTAAAGGATCGTGGTTTAGTCTATCAAATGACTGACGAGAAGGCATTAGAAAAATTACTGAATGAAGAGTCTGTGAAGTTGTATATTGGTTTTGATCCGACTGCAGATAGTTTACATATCGGTCATTTATTACCAGTACTTACTTTAAAGCGATTCCAAGATAATGGACATGTACCTGTGGCCTTAGTTGGTGGTGGTACGGGAATGATTGGAGACCCATCATTTAAAGATGCTGAACGTAGCTTGAATTCAACTGAAACAGTCCAGTCATGGTCAAATAGCTTAAAAAACCAATTATCACGCTTTATTGATTTTGAAGACCCAAAATATCCAGCTATTATTGCCAACAATGCTGATTGGTTGACGACAATCTCTCTAATCGAATTTTTAAGAGATGTAGGGAAAAATTTTACAATTAATTACATGATGAGTAAAGAAAGTGTAAAACGACGTATTGAAACAGGTATTTCTTACACTGAGTTTGCTTACCAGTTACTTCAAGCTTATGACTTTTTAAAATTATATGAAACTCAAGGTGTGAAACTTCAATTAGGTGGTAGTGACCAATGGGGAAACATCACATCTGGAATTGAGTTATTAAGACGTGAAAAAGAAGTCCAAGGATATGGCTTAACAATGCCATTAATCAAAAAAGCTGATGGAACCAAATTTGGTAAAACAGAAGGAAATGCTGTTTGGTTAGATGCAGACAAAACATCACCATACGAATTTTATCAGTTCTGGCTAAATACAGATGATCGTGATGCGGTTCAGTTCTTAAAATACTTTACTTTCTTAAGTTTAGAGGAAATTGCTGATATTGAAAAAGCTTTTGAAGCCGCTCCTCATGAGCGTGCAGCTCAAAAAGCTTTAGCAAAAGAAGTTACTACTCTTGTTCATGGTAAAAAAGCTTATGAGCAAGCGATAAAAATTTCAAAAGCACTATTTAGTGGTGACATTAAAGAACTAACAGCTGATGAAATTAAACAAGGGTTTAAAGATGTCCCAAGCTATGATGTAGCTAAGGATGATCATTTAGGCTTAGTTGAATTATTAGTTAATTCAGGAATTGAATCTTCAAAGCGTCAAGCTCGTGAAGATGTAACCAATGGTGCAATCTATATTAACGGGGATAGAGTACAAGATTTAGATTATGTTTTATCTGATGCTGACAAGATAGAATCTCAATTTATTGTTGTTCGCCGAGGTAAGAAAAAATATTTTTTATTAAAGTTTTAA
- a CDS encoding transglycosylase domain-containing protein, protein MDDLNESNHLENNDPTNQTRTDYLQEEKAHKEKNKFFFSVNVIYRVLKSIIIVLFIGLLALGMFGLGAGVGYFGSLVKTVEVPDKKDLEKQIHDLDQQSRMTYADGSLISVIQSDLVRTKVIGKSISPLIKNALVATEDENFYEHQGIVPKAIARATLSDILGVGSTSGGSTITQQLVKQQLLTNETSYKRKASEMLLALKTEETFSKEDILVTYLNVSPFGRNNHGENIAGIEEAAQGVFGVSAKDVSLPQAAFLAGLPQSPIEYTPYTNEGTMKEDVEAGLNRKNDVLYNMYRKKFISKEEYDKAKEYDLKKDFIPASPKEIYNTGFLYNYIYDEAARVLMPTYYEADGITEEEINDSEQLYLKYFEKAKTDISRNGYTIHSTIDKDIHNAMQEAVDQYGYVLDDGRGQTIETGSVLMDNKSGRIYGFIGGRNYSENQNNHAFQTRRSPGSTMKPILAYAPAIDVGLIGSESRLSDYPLKYHSGQEVKNYSDKGSNSFKTTRDALKWSLNIPVVNLYNQLLEETDPKIYFDKMNIGLNPDEYYRESIPLGGTDHGLTVLEETEAYATLANKGIYNAGYSIDKIVNNDGETIFEHEKNPVEVFKPATASIMNDMMRDVLKSGTGQEARNTLYNHSATLANADWVGKTGTSENQEDYWFTASTPTITLSSWIGYDEPTEMYKTWNKQNMIYWADVTNYVYQRHPDIFGVDQKFSLDSSVKKEKVAEFTGEKPGIVQVDGRRIDLKGSKETTNLYATDEVPYSQFRFGIGGTDSNYQDAWRSFTPYTRPPEKKPAPKEKPKTKKETKKKKS, encoded by the coding sequence TTGGATGATTTAAATGAGTCAAATCATTTAGAAAATAATGACCCCACTAATCAAACGAGAACAGATTATTTACAAGAAGAAAAAGCACATAAAGAAAAAAACAAGTTTTTCTTTTCAGTTAATGTGATATACCGAGTTTTAAAATCAATTATCATTGTTTTATTTATTGGTCTCTTAGCTTTAGGAATGTTTGGTCTTGGTGCAGGTGTTGGGTATTTTGGATCTCTAGTTAAAACAGTAGAGGTACCTGATAAAAAAGATTTGGAGAAACAAATTCATGATTTAGACCAACAATCTAGAATGACTTATGCAGACGGTTCCTTGATTTCTGTTATTCAATCAGATTTAGTCAGAACAAAAGTGATAGGAAAAAGTATTTCACCACTTATTAAAAATGCTTTAGTTGCTACGGAGGATGAAAATTTTTATGAGCACCAAGGTATTGTCCCTAAAGCTATTGCAAGGGCCACCTTATCTGATATCTTAGGTGTTGGTAGTACATCAGGTGGTTCAACGATTACTCAACAGCTGGTTAAGCAACAATTATTAACAAATGAAACTTCATATAAACGAAAAGCTTCTGAAATGTTACTGGCTTTAAAAACGGAGGAGACTTTTTCAAAAGAAGATATTTTAGTAACTTACTTAAACGTCTCTCCTTTTGGTCGTAATAATCACGGGGAAAATATTGCTGGTATTGAAGAAGCTGCCCAAGGGGTATTTGGTGTCTCTGCTAAAGATGTCTCACTTCCTCAAGCTGCCTTTTTAGCAGGTCTTCCTCAAAGTCCAATTGAATATACACCATACACAAATGAAGGAACGATGAAGGAAGATGTTGAAGCTGGATTAAATCGAAAAAATGATGTGCTTTATAATATGTACCGAAAAAAATTCATATCTAAAGAAGAGTATGACAAAGCTAAAGAATATGATTTAAAAAAAGATTTTATTCCAGCTAGCCCAAAAGAAATTTACAACACTGGTTTTTTGTATAACTACATATATGATGAGGCTGCTAGGGTATTAATGCCAACCTATTACGAAGCAGATGGTATTACAGAAGAAGAAATCAATGATTCTGAGCAGCTTTACCTTAAATATTTTGAAAAAGCAAAAACAGACATTAGTCGTAATGGATATACTATCCACTCAACAATTGATAAAGATATTCATAATGCCATGCAAGAAGCTGTAGATCAATATGGGTATGTACTAGATGATGGTAGAGGACAGACGATTGAGACAGGTAGCGTCTTAATGGATAATAAATCTGGAAGAATATATGGCTTTATTGGCGGGCGTAACTATAGTGAAAATCAAAATAACCATGCTTTCCAAACAAGACGTTCTCCAGGTTCGACTATGAAACCAATATTAGCTTATGCTCCAGCCATTGACGTGGGCTTAATTGGTTCTGAATCTAGATTATCAGATTATCCATTAAAATATCATAGCGGGCAAGAAGTTAAAAATTATTCAGATAAAGGAAGCAATAGTTTTAAAACAACAAGAGATGCTCTGAAATGGTCCTTAAATATCCCTGTGGTCAATCTTTATAATCAGTTACTAGAAGAAACGGACCCTAAAATCTATTTTGATAAAATGAATATAGGACTAAACCCTGATGAATATTACAGAGAATCAATTCCTCTTGGAGGTACAGATCATGGTTTAACTGTTTTAGAAGAAACAGAAGCATATGCTACTTTAGCTAATAAAGGGATTTATAATGCAGGCTATTCTATTGATAAAATTGTAAACAATGATGGTGAGACAATTTTTGAACATGAAAAAAATCCTGTTGAGGTATTTAAACCAGCTACTGCTTCTATCATGAATGATATGATGCGTGATGTTTTAAAAAGTGGAACAGGTCAAGAAGCTAGAAATACTTTATATAATCATAGCGCAACCTTAGCTAATGCTGATTGGGTTGGAAAAACAGGGACTTCTGAAAACCAAGAAGATTACTGGTTTACAGCATCAACACCTACCATTACCTTAAGTAGTTGGATAGGTTATGATGAACCAACAGAGATGTATAAAACATGGAACAAACAAAACATGATTTATTGGGCTGATGTTACTAATTACGTCTATCAAAGACACCCAGATATTTTCGGTGTTGATCAAAAATTTAGTTTAGACTCTTCGGTTAAAAAAGAAAAAGTTGCAGAATTCACAGGAGAAAAGCCTGGTATTGTACAAGTTGATGGTAGACGTATTGATTTAAAAGGCTCAAAAGAGACAACTAATCTATACGCTACTGACGAAGTACCTTATAGCCAGTTTAGATTTGGTATTGGTGGCACCGATAGCAACTATCAGGACGCTTGGCGCTCATTCACTCCCTATACCAGACCACCTGAGAAAAAACCCGCACCAAAAGAAAAACCTAAAACAAAAAAAGAAACAAAGAAGAAAAAAAGCTGA
- a CDS encoding IS3 family transposase (programmed frameshift) → MGTRVAYPIEVKNKVIELKLSGMTTKEIMVELNIKNKTQVETWWRWYRNGETHRFLQPVGKQYSFNKGPEYVSETEQLKVENRFLTQQLEIPKKVQRIGKDVEPKVFIELVSSMKGKITVTELCRLFQIPRSTYYRWLKDKNIGELTELELDIQRLCLENKYRYGYRKITALLNREKKVSKNTVQRIMQKYNWNCKVKVKKRKKMGQPFKVVENKLNRHFTSNKRFQKLVTDITYLPFGRKQLYLSSIMDLYNGEIIAYNIGEKQDINFVLETLEQLPEVTDCLLHSDQGSVYTSYRYQKEVQRKSITMSMSRKGTPSDNACIESFHSSLKSETFYLDRLNNEPTSIVIQTVIDYINYYNKIRIQQKLDYKSPIEYRKSIA, encoded by the exons ATGGGAACAAGAGTAGCATACCCAATCGAAGTGAAAAATAAGGTCATTGAATTAAAATTATCTGGAATGACAACTAAAGAAATAATGGTAGAGTTAAATATTAAAAATAAAACACAAGTTGAAACGTGGTGGCGTTGGTATAGAAATGGAGAAACCCATAGGTTCCTCCAACCAGTTGGAAAGCAGTATAGCTTTAATAAAGGACCTGAATATGTGTCTGAAACAGAACAATTAAAAGTTGAAAATAGGTTTTTAACTCAGCAACTAGAGATAC CTAAAAAAGTACAACGAATTGGAAAGGATGTGGAGCCAAAAGTATTCATAGAGTTAGTCTCTAGTATGAAGGGGAAAATAACTGTTACTGAGTTGTGTCGCTTATTCCAAATACCTCGTTCTACGTATTATAGATGGCTTAAGGATAAAAATATTGGTGAATTAACAGAGTTAGAATTAGACATACAAAGACTATGTTTAGAAAATAAATATAGATATGGTTATAGAAAAATCACTGCTCTCTTAAATAGGGAGAAAAAAGTAAGTAAAAATACTGTCCAACGCATCATGCAAAAATATAATTGGAATTGCAAAGTAAAAGTTAAAAAACGTAAAAAAATGGGACAACCTTTTAAGGTTGTTGAAAATAAATTGAACCGTCATTTTACTTCTAATAAACGATTCCAAAAGCTAGTGACAGATATTACTTATCTACCTTTTGGGAGAAAGCAGCTCTATTTATCCTCTATCATGGATTTGTATAATGGTGAGATTATTGCCTACAATATTGGTGAAAAACAAGATATTAATTTTGTACTTGAAACGTTGGAACAATTACCTGAAGTAACAGATTGTTTACTACATAGTGATCAAGGATCTGTTTACACTTCATACCGTTATCAAAAAGAAGTACAAAGAAAAAGCATTACCATGAGTATGTCCCGCAAAGGGACACCATCAGATAATGCTTGTATCGAATCGTTTCATTCCTCTCTAAAGTCTGAAACGTTCTACCTAGATAGGCTCAATAATGAACCTACATCTATTGTAATACAGACGGTTATAGATTACATTAATTATTATAATAAAATTCGAATTCAACAAAAATTAGACTATAAATCTCCGATAGAATATCGTAAATCTATAGCCTAA
- the ccpA gene encoding catabolite control protein A has product MEKQTITIYDVAREAGVSMATVSRVVNGNPNVKPATRKKVLEVIDKLDYRPNAVARGLASKKTTTIGVIIPDVSNTYFASLARGIDDVATMYKYNIILANSDGDDVKEINVLNTLLAKQVDGIMFMGNHLTEQIRGEFSKSKTPVVLAGSIDPDNQVGSVNIDYEKATEEATTTLISTGNKKVAFVSGPLVDPINGVYRLNGYKKALANYQLDFNEGLVFEAEYDYKSGLGLHERIMNSGATAAMVSSDVLAVGLMNSLTDRGIKVPEEFEIITSNNTLFADMARPSITSISQPLYDIGAVSMRLLTKLMNKEEIEEEEIILPHSMIKRQSTK; this is encoded by the coding sequence ATGGAAAAACAAACTATTACAATTTATGATGTGGCTAGAGAAGCTGGCGTATCTATGGCAACTGTATCACGTGTTGTCAATGGTAACCCAAATGTGAAGCCTGCAACAAGAAAAAAAGTTCTTGAAGTTATTGATAAATTAGATTATCGTCCAAATGCAGTTGCGCGTGGATTAGCAAGTAAAAAAACGACAACTATTGGCGTTATCATTCCGGATGTAAGTAATACTTACTTTGCATCTTTAGCTAGAGGAATAGATGATGTGGCAACGATGTATAAATATAATATCATTTTAGCTAATTCTGATGGTGATGATGTGAAAGAAATAAACGTGTTAAATACATTACTTGCTAAACAAGTAGATGGTATTATGTTTATGGGTAACCATTTAACTGAACAAATTAGAGGAGAGTTTTCAAAATCTAAAACCCCTGTTGTTCTAGCAGGTTCAATAGACCCTGACAATCAAGTTGGTTCAGTTAATATCGACTATGAAAAAGCAACGGAAGAAGCAACAACAACATTAATCTCTACTGGTAATAAAAAAGTTGCCTTTGTATCAGGACCTTTAGTAGATCCTATTAATGGGGTTTACCGCCTAAATGGTTATAAAAAAGCATTAGCTAATTATCAACTTGATTTCAATGAAGGCTTAGTCTTTGAGGCAGAGTATGATTATAAATCAGGGCTTGGTTTACATGAGAGAATAATGAATAGTGGAGCAACTGCTGCTATGGTGTCTAGTGATGTTTTAGCTGTTGGTTTGATGAATAGCTTAACTGATCGAGGGATTAAAGTACCAGAGGAGTTTGAGATAATTACAAGTAATAATACGTTGTTTGCCGATATGGCACGACCAAGTATTACAAGTATTTCTCAACCTTTATACGATATTGGTGCTGTATCAATGCGTCTTTTAACAAAATTAATGAATAAAGAAGAAATTGAAGAGGAAGAAATCATTTTACCTCACAGCATGATTAAACGTCAATCAACTAAATAA
- a CDS encoding YtxH domain-containing protein: MSKKSSGFLMGMIVGGTAAILLTPKSGKEIYSELIAHLDGATEGKVSHYLEIAKEITAVENLNKETTTVTDLFQSVSQDSSKDIEIEIEEDIILEDQHMTDDISMVININNESN; encoded by the coding sequence ATGTCAAAAAAATCAAGTGGTTTTCTAATGGGAATGATAGTAGGAGGTACAGCAGCAATTTTGCTAACACCTAAAAGTGGAAAAGAAATTTACAGTGAATTAATCGCTCATTTAGATGGAGCAACTGAGGGTAAAGTAAGTCACTACCTTGAAATTGCCAAAGAAATAACTGCTGTTGAAAACTTAAATAAAGAAACAACTACTGTGACAGATCTATTTCAATCAGTAAGTCAAGACTCATCTAAAGACATTGAAATTGAGATTGAAGAAGATATTATTTTAGAAGATCAACATATGACAGATGATATCTCAATGGTTATCAATATTAATAACGAAAGTAATTAG
- a CDS encoding DUF948 domain-containing protein: MTGTEVAALIAAIAFAVLVVVIIFFLIQLNKNLTQSTQKVNQILDKSDKTITVLTDDVDVLLKQSEELLVNGNELLADVNQKVETIDPLFQAIADLGESVSEINASSKEVLAKVGDVSRSASKAAIIGKTAKTAVNLFRR; this comes from the coding sequence ATGACAGGTACAGAAGTAGCAGCATTAATAGCAGCCATCGCTTTCGCCGTTTTAGTAGTCGTTATTATATTCTTTTTAATACAATTGAATAAAAATTTAACACAATCTACACAAAAAGTAAACCAAATTTTAGATAAATCAGATAAAACGATTACTGTGTTAACAGATGATGTGGACGTTTTGTTAAAACAAAGCGAAGAATTACTAGTAAATGGTAACGAACTCTTGGCTGATGTGAATCAAAAAGTTGAGACAATTGACCCGTTATTTCAAGCTATAGCTGATTTAGGAGAGAGCGTATCTGAAATCAATGCCTCAAGCAAAGAAGTACTAGCTAAAGTAGGAGATGTTAGTCGTTCGGCATCAAAAGCAGCAATAATTGGTAAGACAGCTAAAACAGCAGTTAATCTGTTTAGAAGATAA